The Octopus sinensis linkage group LG9, ASM634580v1, whole genome shotgun sequence genomic sequence GCCGGGACGGATGCATGCTATTCGAATCCAAACAGTTGTGTGCGGAATTGCCGAACTGCACAGAGCGCGCTGTGAGTCGGAAACGGGGGTAGATATTACGGCGACATCGTCCGCATAATCCGACACTAATCTACATCCTAGTTCACACGGCCAGAGATGCAGAGTTATGCGAAATGCTAATAACAACCAAAGACATTTGGCACGTGATGACATGCTGCACAAGGGAGATGTCTCTTAGTCTCGATGGTCTGCCCCACGAGCTTATTTTCATATGCTAGACTTGTTCGGTCATCTCTCGGCTGATGTCTACCTCAAATGGCAAAAGAACAGGAAGATTCCCAATGCTGTGAGTTATGGTGTCGTGAAGGCTACAAAGGAAGAACCTGAACAAGGTGGACGAAATAGATAATTTATGACCAATATCTCTGCTGAACGTAGATTATAAGATTTTTGCCAAGGTGCTAGTTGGCCGAGAGGCTGGCGCTTGTCGTTGATAGACTTATCGATGATGCGCAGACATTCACTATCTCAAAGAGACCTATCCGCAACAACTCTCACTTCATGCGTTGCATCATAGAGAAAGTAGGTAAGGAACCTAGCATGAGTGGGgttctgatcaatttggatcaatcaaaagcttttgattgtGTCGACAACcaatacttggaggctgtcctcgcGGCGGCCAGTTTCTGCCCCGTTTTCAGAGACTGGATTACTGCAATATACTGCGACATTTGTTCAGTGATCAAAGTAAATGGCCACCTAACAGAATCATTTAgtatcatgcgttcggttcgccAAGGATGTTCACTCTCGCCCCTTCTTTACATGCTGGCTCTCGAAACATTGCTACGGAAGCTGGTTGTTTCGAAGAGGATCACGTGTGAACTATGATGCAGAAGATTAGTATCGGCTTATGCGGACATCACCGTAATAGTTCAAACGTCTCGGAAATCGAGGTGATCGGTACTGCCCTAAAGGAGTAGAggacaggagcaaagattaaacAGAAGTGGGTGTGCCTGCAATTCGGCTTCTAGGCAGGCAGGTCCATGCTGACCGACATCGCTGTAGGCCGCTGGACAgaaggaccggttaaattgctcggggtctggtttggtccggatctCTGGGGCCACAAAGACTGTGGCAGGAAGGTGACGAACACGATGGCcgtcttacccagaaatgggcaAAGAAGATATCGCTGAAGGGTCAGATATCGCCTGACCGTCATCTCTTGTGATGCTTCGTGGCTTGATCAAGCTGCAGCGCTCGTTCTTCCGCTTTCTCGTCAGACAGTGTATTTACTGTCAATAGCCACTgagtggaggactgggcatgccgttctttgtgatgcacagacatgcactAGGGCTGTGACATCTCCAGCGTTTTTTAACGGTGAGCAGATGTAGCCGTCGTTTGTGGGACAGGATTTTCCACTGCTCGTCTCATTATAGGAGCTACACTCCTGGATCAAGCATAGACAGAGAAAGTGCGCTTGACACCTGGAGTGTCTGTAAATATACACAGACTTCTGCCAGTCGGGCTATGTGGTCAGTGGAATCTTCATATTGAAATTCTATAGGGAATTATTGGCGGACAAGAACAACGACGTCCTCATGGAAACTCTGGGCGTCGAGTGAGATTAGTGCGGTGGTCTTTTACGGAGGACTTTCAGACCGGGGACTTTTGATAATCTCCGGAAATCTCTAGCGTGTCAGTGAAGCCGGCTCGAGACAAGCTCTACAGCCACAGAAGTACTGCCAGACGGACTTGTCCGAGATGTGCGCAGAAtgatgaaactgttctgcatgcactcgtccagcCTCAAGGAATTACTGACTTGTGGAGCTTTGTCTAATAGCTGTTTTCGCCTGTAGGGCGGATCCGGTTATCATCCTGCTGCCTTCTTTTCGCCGAGAAGGGCAGGCAGTTTTCCTCTCTGGTGGCAATAGCGAAAAAGGTAGTGTAGTAGATGAGGTTGGCGGGACTGAAaacagatactttcctcttcaTCTAAACGCTCTTCGAATTTTTCAAGTTcgacttgaaaaggaaagtgagcgTATTTGTGTCGAAAGGTGGGTGAATATGGTTACGGTTTGAATGTGGAGGATGGCCCATGTGAATGAGCTTACTCTGAATCTGCGCCTGTAAGCCGGAGAGGATGAAGAGGAGAGGAGTGCTTACTTGGGATGCCCTTGGAGATCAGGGTTACCATGTGTGGTGGTtccttggttgttgttgttgttgttgttgttattattattattattatcgtttggtTTAGAAGGTTTGTTTAActttgttgaaatatttcatctgttgaaattttttgttgaaaatttaaataagaaCCTCTACTTcactaaattataaatatttggaaaattgtgCCTGAAAatactcattttctttttgtcttcacCTGTTtggtatgatggtgatgacaacgtcTAACAACAGATTCAGCAAAGATGTTGCGGGAAAACCTTCTCATACTACTACAACAAtttcaacaacagtaacaacaacggtCACAACATTTTTAACAACACAAGGAACAACGACACCAGCtgctataaaaacaaaagcaacagcaataaGAGTAATATCAGTAACAGCAGcgtcaacagcagcaacaacaacaacaacaaaaataacaacgacGATGAAGTAAGGAGATGACTTCACTAACAATCGATTACTGGGATGGTGGCGAAATGAACTTAGTACTTTTCACTCTCTAACAAAAGTGAAACAGCTTCTAAAGGGGAATAGGAGGAGAGCACACGTTGCCATCTCAGCCGAGGTATTGGAAGCAACCGCATGGAAGATGGTGTGGGTCGCTGTTTGTCAGTTTAGACCCAACACCTAGAATCAGCGATACACGCCCAGGTGGAAAGAGCCCTGGCAAAGTATACGAAGACGTAGATCAGGTAACCAGTGCAAGTTGGCTTGAAAGTATGGTGACCCTTTTCGCTGAAGCACTCTACAGCTCTCACACGCGATGGGGAGCTCACTCTCAACCCAATGTATTAAGAGAGATATTCCAATTGCATCGGACATCTGGTGGTTGTTGGCCTGTGCTAGTCCTTGAAGTGAAATGAATGGGGAGGGAGTTTGGGTCTGGGGGAACAGTGGGGATCCTCAGCCAGATCGAACCGAAGGAAGTAAGAAAAGATACTAGATTTTATCCACCTGTACAAAGATGTGGAGCTATTTGTTGCGATTGAGAGCAGAAAGCCAATGTGCCACGTGCGTCATACGGAAAGCTAATTCAGAGCTTTCTGTCCCCCAATAAAAAAACAGGAGGGAAGAGCTTTCCCACTACTGCCTACGCCGCAACAACAACAGCGTATAGCATTATCAggaataacagcagcagtagcaacatcgacaaagcagcaagaacaacagcagcaacagtagtggaggcgcagtgacccaatggttagggcagcggactcgcggtcggaggatcgcggtttcgattcccagatcgggcattgtgtgtatttattgagcgaaaacacctaaagctccatgaggctccggcaggggggagggggcgacccctgttgtactcttttgccccaactttctctcactctttcttcctgtttcttatccccaacttcctacgcaactgctgagcctggatgcgcatttatccatccgtcgatgctctcggtgtcgggggttgacctgctttctcttctgcgtgccttacgaatagcaaaggactacgttttggacttctcccactttgggatgaagaccgcttcgctcaacaaacaagcagcaacagTAAGCTCATCACCAATAACAATGACACCCACAACAGACTGATCgctcacatacgcaaacacagatCCACTCGTTCCACATCGGATCTTTCCAACGAGGAAATATCATCTTGCGAGAAGAGACGGCCAAgcaaatcaaataataatatagaaacaaAATGACATCAAAAGAATTGAACGAAGATTGAGCTTGTTGAGTCAAAGcctgtcattattttcttctgtttttctttttcttttattgatttttctaatCGATCTCTGGAGCGCTTCGATTCTCATAAAGATTTTTTTGTGTGCATACGGATACCATTGTGGGCAGCAATATTCCAGATAAGATATACTTGGCAGGCGACCAAGACTGAAATTATTGTAAACGGGGAGCAAAACGGGGgacatttttacttttgttttttttttactttacgtAACATAATgaaagtgtgcatgtgtaagtaatTAAAACACATTTGTCTGAAGTTGCAGCAGCAATAAATAgcaaagagggagacagaaagagagagagagagagaggcagacagacaggcggagacgcagagacaggcagacagagacagatagacacatgAATGTAATGTGGAGATGTATTCAGATTTACGCTATGATATCTCGAATTTTAATATCAGCAGAACGTAAGTTGATACGTGAAACTATAACTTCTGTAGGACACAGATAAATATAccatgcgtgtgcgcgcgtgtgtgtgtgtgtctgtgtgtctgtgtctgtgtatgtgtgtgagcgtgtatgtacatatgcatgcttaggtaaatatatgtctgtaggtatatacttatatatatatatatatatatatatatatatacacacacacatatatatatatgtatatatatatatatatatatatatgtatatatataatatatatatatatatatatatatatatatgtatatatatatatatacacatatatatatatatgttatatatatatatataatatatatatatatatatatatgtatgtatgtatgtatgtatgtatgtatgtatagatagatagatagatagatacaaggtgcgataggtaaattgttgccatcgtatatttttgatttcgcacatgcgcattgtttgtttttgattttgtcgactacacagtatagtagggtcagctgggtactgtctgtgagaaaaacagcaccatgacgcaatttactctgccagaaatttgaaaatgacatgcttgactgcttggcattcacgccagaagctccaatgcgaacatttcagaatgtttgggtgtTAATCTGAGGATAGTGCAGATGATTCGGAAAGTGTTGGATGAGTCTAATCGTGATTATgaaggtacggcagctcggaaaactcactcagatcgttctgataagaaaagaactcctgaatttattggtgagatccaggccataatTGACTACGattcctccaagtcaatcaggtccatcgccagggacatgagagtgtctgagtttcttatcaggcaggtagtgcatgaagacattcggtattcctcatacaagatgatgagaaagggccaatttttatcccaagtcaTCAAGGGCAATAGGGAAGACcatgctacgaagcttttgaacaaactcaagcatccctccAACCGGCTAGTAGATTTAAAATGTGGGGGGTTAAAAAGGTAATCCTATCATCAAAAGTTGTGAGACTCTACTTGGCTCTCTAAAGCAACCAGCCTGTACATCCCCCCCCCCTCTTTATATATTCGCGAAGATCAATGCTAACCTGATTCTCCACTTAGcaagacaaaatattaaaatataagacAAAGGTGATAGAGTTCTGTTTTGCTCTCACTACTGTTCCTCTATTTCTTACTTGCATTGTGCGAATTTTCGtaagaagaagtttgcttcccaaccacatggttacgagtTTAGTCattctgcgtggtaccttgggcacgtgtactatagcctcgggtaaccaaagccttgtaagtgtatttggtagacagaaacttataAATAACCGTGACCGCGTGtgaaccgttggcgattttttcccctccgtcttcccttctctggatatttccttttcctatgtttctgacgaagagctccgctcgaaacgtaaaaccctccttcttcccttcattcttgagcgtccaataatactatatttgttccacgtcctcgcgttgttgttgttttctctttgtgttttcatgtttggattaactttatatatatatatatatatatatatatatatacatacataccaatgtgtgtgtgtgtgtgtgtaaagtcacAATATATAGACTCAAACAATCCGGCAGTACTCATAGTTTGTCATACCACAAACCATATGGAGTATACTGTAATAcgcaagagaaaaaaataaggagattataaagatataaacgatagaaaaatatttctccatcgtttatatctttatatgtgtgtgtatgcatgtatgtatatataaacacacatatatataaacatatatatattcacacatatatacatatatgcatgtattgatcaaagaatgtgtgtgtgtgtttgtgtgtgtgtgtgggtgcgcgtgtgtgttcatgcgtgtacatatacactgCGTTTCGAATTATTAACGAcgtaacattttttattttttatttaaaatctacTCGTTGGAATTCAACGAAATTTCCACAGAATTATGGCAACAGTTATATGCCCGTGGTGTGTAAAAAACGTGAGGTTTTACGCAAAGTCTAAATAAACTGCGGTCATTTGCATAATTTCCACAAACTTTCAGTGTTCCAAATTATTAATGGGATCTGATAATCGTGTCATTGGGGGTCGTAAATGTGACTTAACTGCTTCAGAGAAATTTGTTATTACTTCTGAAGTTGCAAAATGTAATTCAACATtagaaatatctgaaataattgGAAGATATCACCAAGCTATGAAGAGTTTGTTACAGTTCCTACGAAGATACGTAAGCGAGCCGACAAGTGTCAGTCGAGGGCTGTTTCTCGACGTTCTCTATTACGAATTAAGCGTGAAGCTGTAAAGAATCCAGCTCTTACAAGTGGAGAACGTTTCAAATGCATTGGCGACAAAACTGTGTCCAGAACTACCCGCTGTTGTCTGCTGAAAAAGATCGCTAAACCAGTGACATCAGTTAAAAGGCCTTCtttatacaaaatacacacaaaatcgtCTGAAATGGGCAGAAGATAACACGAAGGTCAACTTCTCAAAAGTTTTGTTTACGGACAAATCTCGTGCAGCCTTTGATGAACCTGTTGACTGGAGCAAGAGATGAGTTGTAAATGGATGAAATGTGGGAGTTTTTTGTGGTGTTTGGCAGGTGCCCGAACCTTAAAATTCATGTCTGggctcatatgtgtatgtgttttcatttGTGCATGTTTTGGTTAAAAACTTTGCTGTGTTCTTATGATGTAATGGTGGGAGGGCCGAAGGCAAATGATCTAATGATTATAGTCAAGTTGGGGCCAATAGGTAAGATAATATCTAAATTCTCTCACGAGGACAAGGGGCTAAAAATGTCATTTGCGTAACTTAGATAGATGGACGggtgttaaaaatattt encodes the following:
- the LOC115215403 gene encoding hybrid signal transduction histidine kinase E-like → MSGVLINLDQSKAFDCVDNQYLEAVLAAASFCPVFRDWITAIYCDICSVIKIQQRCCGKTFSYYYNNFNNSNNNGHNIFNNTRNNDTSCYKNKSNSNKSNISNSSVNSSNNNNNKNNNDDECSKLLMGSDNRVIGGRKCDLTASEKFVITSEVAKCNSTLEISEIIGRYHQAMKSLLQFLRRYVSEPTSVSRGLFLDVLYYELSVKL